Sequence from the uncultured Flavobacterium sp. genome:
TTGTGTCTGATAATTTTGGAAAAGCAAATGCAGAAACATATATACAATCAAATTGATGAGAACGCCTCGTAATTCGAACATGATTGGAGCGTCCATTTTTGAAATCTGAAAAAGTTCTTGATGTCCAATTACGAGTACAACCATTATCAGAATTCCTAATATGACACTTAGCAACAATTTCCAATTGAACAAACTTTTATTGGTGCGTTGTGTTGAAAATTTTGGAAGACTATAAATGTTATAATACCATATAAAAATGGAAAACATCAACGTAATCGACGAATTGATGACAATATCTCCAGGTGTCGAATCGGCATCAAATAATTTGGGAATCGAAGCAAGAACTGCCAATGCTATAGAACTTCCCCAAATCACCTTACGGGAAACGTGAAAGCTTTTTACTTTTTCCATAATTTTTTATCTATTTTTTCGCTCTTGCTTTGTCAAAGATAGGATTTTTTGAAAGGCAATTTATTTCATTTTGACTTTTGAAACACAAAATAAATTGCTTTTTTGTACCTAAATTTTAACTTCATATAACGAATTTAAATCAACTGTTTTTCAATCATTAATAATTTAATATATAATTACTAATATTTGAAACTGTCATTTTGTCGACTTTATTTTTTACTAATTTTTATAAGGAAGGAACTTGAAAATTTGCTTTGTTTACGCCCAAAATACTTCCGGTCTTTGAATCTTGAATAAACCCAAGTACTTCAAAATCTTTTGTATTAAAATCTTTAGGTAAATGAAGTATCGCTATTCCGGATCTGTCTCTGTTTAAATTTACAGTATGCAAATGATGAACAATTTGATAGTGTGATAAAATACGATGTGCATTCTCTCCTCTTTTTACATTGCTTTTGGCTGATTTTTGAACTACTGCAATCAATAACTGACTGTTTTTTGAAGTTCCTTCTACATTATAATTTACTGCAAGTGTATTATTGTTTTCTACAGCTTCTAATGATATATTAGCAACAGCAGGTTTAGAAAGTGCATTTTTAATAGCGTTTCTCACAATAGTTTCTTGTGAAGCAATATAATCTGCTTTGCCATTTACGATTACTTGTGGTGTATAGATTGGTTCTTTTCCGAGGAATTTTGCGTATTCGTATTGTCTTTTGGTATAATCAGGATTGCTAAAGATGTCTTTCCAGCCTTGTTTATCCCAATAATCTACCTGATATGCCAAAACATAGACGTTATCGTCTTTATATTCGTTTTGGATTCTTCCCATTAATTCATCTGCCGGAGGACAACTCGAACATCCTTCGGAAGTATATAATTCTAATAAAGCAAAACCTTTTGTTGCTTTCTGCTCAGGATTGTTTTGGCTAAAAGCCATTCTTCCGATAAATAGCAGTAATAAGGTTAATAATTTTATTTTTTTCATGAGTTTATATTTTAACTGTTAAGTGATTCCTGCAAGGTTTCTAAAACCTAATAGGTATAGTTTGTTTAGAATAGTTAAATCCTCTTAATGCAAAATCAAACCTACAAGGTTTTGGAAACCTTGCAGGATGAGTAATTTGATGTTATAGGATATTAATTTCTACATTAATGTTTCCTCTTGTTGCTTTAGAATAAGGACAAGTCTGATGCGCTTCATGAGCCACAGCTTTGGCTGTTTCAGGATCTAAACCGGGAAGACTGATATTCAAACGTGCCTGTAATGAATAAGCTCCATCTGTTAGGCATAAATCTACTTCGGTATCTACGGCAGTATCAGCAGGCAATTTAATGTTTAGTTTTGAAGCTGCAATTCCCATTGCGCCAATAAAACATGCTGACCATCCCGCTGCAAAAAGCTGCTCTGGATTTGTCCCCGGACGTGAAGATCCCGGTGAACTTAGTTTAATATTCAATTGATCGTCTGAGCTTTTTGATACTCCTTCGCGACCACCAGTAGTGTGCGTTTTTCCTGTGTATAATACTTTTTCTACTTGAAAGATGTTGTTGTTTTCCATGACCTTTTTATAATTGTTAATTGTTGATTATTAATTGTTGATTGTGAAATATGAATTGATTTTTGATTTTTGATTTTTGATTTTTAATTCTAAAATTTTTATTTTTATTTTTTTCCAAAAGCGTCTACGTCTATAATTGCTTGGGCGAAAGCTTTTGGGTCTTCTTGTGGTACATTATGTCCGATGCCTTTTAGGATTCTGTGGGCATATTTTCCTGTGAATTTATCTGCGTAGGCTTTTCCATCTGCGTAAGCGCCGTCAAAGTCGCTTGCTATTGTAATCGTAGGAACTTTTATTGCTGGTCTTGTTGCTAAGCGTTTTTCTAAACTATCGTATTTAGATTCTCCTGCTTCTAGCGATTGACGCCATCTGTAGTTATGAATTACAATTGCTACGTGATCCGGATTATCAAAAGATTGTGCGGTTTGATCGTAAGTGGCTTTGTCAAAATTCCATAATGGAGATGCTATTTGCCAGATTTGTTTGTTGAATTCGTAAGTGTTTTGTGCGTAACCTGCTTTTCCTCTTTCGGTTGCAAAGTAATATTGGTACCACCATCCCAATTCTGCTTTTGGAGGTAATGGTTTTAAGTTGGCATCAAGATTTACAACCAAATAACCACTTACCGAAACTAGTCCTTGTAAACGTTCTGGCCAAAGTGCTGCCATTACAACTGCCGTTCTTGCGCCCCAGTCAAAACCGCCAATTATGGCTTTGTCAATTTTAAGTGCGTCCATCAAGGCAATAATATCAGTTGCTAATGCTGCTTGTTGTCCGTTTCTAAAGGTATCTTTTGAAAGGAAACGAGTTGTTCCTGATCCTCTTAAATATGGTGTGATTACTCTATAGCCTTTTGAAACTAAAATTGGAACGACTTCGTTATAACTGTGAATATCGTAAGGCCAACCGTGAAGCAAAATTACCGGAGTTCCATTTGAAGGTCCTGCTTCTGTGTAACCCACATTTAATAATCCTGCGTTGATTTGTTTTAAAGTTCCTAGTGAACTTTCTTGTTTTTCTGTTTGGGCAATTGCTACTGCATTTACTAAAAGGAAGGCAATTAATAAAACTGCATTTGTAAAACTGTTTTTGATTTTTAATATCGTTTTCATAATTATTAATGTTTTGATTAGTTGATTATCAGTTAATTTCTTCGTCAAAGGTATCTCGGCAATACTCTTTTTAAAAGATGAAAAAAGGTGAAGTGGACAAAGTAAAAGTTGAAATGGACAGTCTTTTAGTTATGAGTTATGAGTTATGAGTTTTTGAATTGTGAATTGTGAGTTGTGAATTGTGAGTTGTGAATTGTGAGTTGTGAATTGTGAGTTGTGAGTTGTGAATGAAATGCGGATAAATTAACCGCAAAGCGCGCTAAGGTTTACGCAATGTTCGCTAACTTATTTCGCGCAAAGACGCAGAGTCGCAAAGTTTATTTTCGCACAACTTTGCGAATTTTGCGTTTTTATAGAAACTTACGAGTAAAAAATCTTTGCGTGCTTTGCGGTTAATTTATTCGCATTTCAACCTGAAACTTCAAACTATTTCTTCAGAACTAAAATTGGTTTACCTTTCTCTACAACATACGTTGCCAATTCAGAAGCTTTTGCGTTTGTATTATTTTTTGCCGAATGAACTATTCCTGCGGGAATAAACAAAACTTCTCCTGCTTTTAACGTTACGGTTCCCTTACCTTCTACTTCATATTCTAATGTGCCTTCTAATACATAAATGATTTCTTCGCCTGGATGATAATGTTTTCCAAAAGCGGAATGTGCATCAAAATCAATTCTTGCCTGAACGGCTTCTCTTCCAGGAATACTTAGATCGTGTTTTTGTAAATCGGTACGTTTTATTCCTGATTGTTGTGCCGAAGCATTATTTGAAGCAAAAGCCATAAAAAGGAACATTGCAATTGTATATAAGCTGAAGTTTTTATTTGTTTTCATATTGTGTGTGTTTTAGATTGTGTGTAATTATTTAAACACATAGAAACATAGTTTTCCTGATACTCAAAAGGCGTTTCACTTTCCATGAATTCACATAGCTATGTGACGAAATTTTAATTTTCTATTTTATTCTTTCTTAAAAGATAAAACCTATGTTTCTATGTGTTAAAATATTTACATGTAATAGTTTTTTTATTTTCTCAATGATTTAAAAGCTGCACGAAGTTCTATTGTAAAAAGCTGTGGTTCTTCCCAAGAAGCAAAATGACCGCCTTTGTTTACTTCATTAAAATAAATCAGGTTTTTATACGCTTTTTCAGCCCATGTTTTTGGTGCCTGATAAATCTCTCCCGGAAATACGGTTACAGCAACCGGAATCTTAATTTCATTTGTTCTTTGCTCTACAGCATTAAAGTTGTTATTGTTGTTTTCCCAATATAAATTCGCCGAAGAATTGGCTGTATTCGTAAACCAGTATAAAGATATATCGTCAAGGATTTCGTCTCTTGTAAGCGATTTCTCTGCATTACCACCGCTGTAAGTCCAATCATTGAATTTGTCTAAGAAAAATGAAGCTAAAACAACTGGTGAATCTGTAAGTCCATATCCAATAGTTTGAGGACGTGTAACCATCATTCCGGCATATCCTGCGCCTCTGGTATATAATTTATTCAAAGAATTAAAAGCTGCTTTTTCTTTAACCGATAATCCTG
This genomic interval carries:
- a CDS encoding DUF1223 domain-containing protein, coding for MKKIKLLTLLLLFIGRMAFSQNNPEQKATKGFALLELYTSEGCSSCPPADELMGRIQNEYKDDNVYVLAYQVDYWDKQGWKDIFSNPDYTKRQYEYAKFLGKEPIYTPQVIVNGKADYIASQETIVRNAIKNALSKPAVANISLEAVENNNTLAVNYNVEGTSKNSQLLIAVVQKSAKSNVKRGENAHRILSHYQIVHHLHTVNLNRDRSGIAILHLPKDFNTKDFEVLGFIQDSKTGSILGVNKANFQVPSL
- a CDS encoding organic hydroperoxide resistance protein, with amino-acid sequence MENNNIFQVEKVLYTGKTHTTGGREGVSKSSDDQLNIKLSSPGSSRPGTNPEQLFAAGWSACFIGAMGIAASKLNIKLPADTAVDTEVDLCLTDGAYSLQARLNISLPGLDPETAKAVAHEAHQTCPYSKATRGNINVEINIL
- a CDS encoding alpha/beta hydrolase, with protein sequence MKTILKIKNSFTNAVLLIAFLLVNAVAIAQTEKQESSLGTLKQINAGLLNVGYTEAGPSNGTPVILLHGWPYDIHSYNEVVPILVSKGYRVITPYLRGSGTTRFLSKDTFRNGQQAALATDIIALMDALKIDKAIIGGFDWGARTAVVMAALWPERLQGLVSVSGYLVVNLDANLKPLPPKAELGWWYQYYFATERGKAGYAQNTYEFNKQIWQIASPLWNFDKATYDQTAQSFDNPDHVAIVIHNYRWRQSLEAGESKYDSLEKRLATRPAIKVPTITIASDFDGAYADGKAYADKFTGKYAHRILKGIGHNVPQEDPKAFAQAIIDVDAFGKK
- a CDS encoding cupin domain-containing protein — encoded protein: MKTNKNFSLYTIAMFLFMAFASNNASAQQSGIKRTDLQKHDLSIPGREAVQARIDFDAHSAFGKHYHPGEEIIYVLEGTLEYEVEGKGTVTLKAGEVLFIPAGIVHSAKNNTNAKASELATYVVEKGKPILVLKK